The following coding sequences lie in one Apium graveolens cultivar Ventura chromosome 3, ASM990537v1, whole genome shotgun sequence genomic window:
- the LOC141710523 gene encoding sterol carrier protein 2-like, which translates to MASNTSTSTTASSPLKAAALMEQMKLHLATDAGKALLKKIGLVYQLNIAPKKIGFNEEIYVVDLKKGEVTKGPYEGGKPDAAFSFKDDDFIKISSGKMNPQIAFMRGAMKIKGSMSAANKFTPDIFPKPSKM; encoded by the exons ATGGCTAGCAACACCAGTACTTCTACTACTGCTAGTAGTCCGCTAAAGGCCGCAGCGTTGATGGAGCAGATGAAGCTGCACCTTGCCACTGATGCCGGTAAAGCTCTTCTCAAGAAAATTGGCCTCGTTTACCAGCTCAATATCGCTCCCAAG AAAATTGGATTCAATGAAGAAATATATGTTGTTGATCTCAAGAAAGGAGAGGTTACCAAAG GGCCATATGAGGGCGGCAAGCCTGATGCGGCATTCTCTTTCAAGGACGATGATTTTATCAAAATATCATCCGGGAAAATGAATCCCCAAATTGCTTTCATGAG GGGTGCCATGAAGATCAAGGGCAGTATGAGTGCAGCAAACAAATTCACACCTGACATATTCCCCAAGCCTTCAAAGATGTGA
- the LOC141711432 gene encoding protein WEAK CHLOROPLAST MOVEMENT UNDER BLUE LIGHT 1-like: MDNSKLDQGEGPSSSLSQIKVRQGTSNGPERGKVRQGSRASNASVVDTGSPIASVKDAVSMFGSPIGSVRDAAARFGGATNWKTNRVHSMERRKSFQETETPETPKTPEESRSRAFIERRKSFQEPQKVPEEAPVLNKPSERVEESRSRSFSERRKSFQDSEKVPEKLPVLKRPLEMPEESRSPSFIERFKNLEKAQEGKPVLKRQSETDSKNRLLKERQQSLERVHEDLPVLKKQWETAEESKNLILKDLNRITKLIEEHKFNLEKAQKEEHQAKQDYEVAKRRVEELEKGIGHEANAAAKAQFKVAKGRTLAAESDLQSLKDELNKVRKDHASMINDRDTAVKKAEKTVSASKEVEKTVENLTIELRTAKTSLESVHTANAEADAAIASAKKKFEEVKLDTEKAKYELNLLKEASTPLKSQLESEKSALETIRQRQERLSVTVASTEAEVNRTMEEISLVQANERKVREEVVEITEKLQKASEEADEAKSLAKAAHEELQKATEEVDQVKSRASTSEGKYVAAKKEMEAAKAAENLALATINALEETETAQTPDSEDSPSVIAISSEEYYKLKKQGHEAEVQANMRVAESLLHTKAANQSQSRILIKLEEISSELATKKEALRKARQRAEKASERKLSVEQDLTKWRANHEEQKSNRSENENRSPRVTFNDKISKNINETDAVGPSPKASESSNTETDSASPRKKKKKLFPRLFMFLGKKKSRSKVK; this comes from the exons ATGGATAATTCAAAATTAGACCAAGGGGAAGGTCCTTCTAGTAGCTTAAGTCAGATTAAGGTTAGGCAAGGTACTTCCAATGGACCTGAACGCGGGAAGGTTAGGCAAGGTTCTCGGGCATCAAATGCATCTGTGGTCGACACAGGCTCTCCAATAGCATCTGTAAAAGATGCCGTGTCCATGTTTGGCTCGCCAATTGGATCTGTCAGAGATGCTGCAGCCAGGTTTGGTGGAGCTACAAACTGGAAAACCAACAGAGTCCATTCAATGGAG AGAAGAAAAAGTTTTCAAGAAACAGAAACACCGGAAACACCAAAAACACCTGAAGAATCGAGGAGTCGGGCATTTATTGAG AGACGAAAAAGTTTCCAAGAACCTCAGAAAGTGCCGGAGGAGGCACCTGTTCTCAATAAACCGTCagaaagagttgaagaatcgaGGAGTCGGTCATTTAGTGAG AGACGAAAAAGTTTTCAAGACTCCGAGAAAGTGCCGGAGAAATTACCTGTTCTCAAAAGACCATTGGAAATGCCTGAAGAATCAAGGAGTCCCTCATTTATTGAG AGATTTAAAAATCTTGAGAAAGCACAGGAGGGAAAACCTGTTCTCAAGAGACAGTCGGAGACAGATTCGAAGAATCGGTTACTGAAGGAG AGACAACAAAGTCTTGAGAGAGTGCATGAGGACTTACCTGTTCTCAAGAAACAGTGGGAAACAGCTGAAGAATCGAAGAATCTGATATTGAAGGACCTAAATAGAATTACGAAGCTTATAGAAGAACATAAATTCAACCTAGAGAAAGCACAAAAGGAAGAGCATCAAGCAAAACAGGACTACGAGGTTGCCAAACGTAGGGTAGAAGAGTTGGAGAAAGGGATCGGTCACGAGGCTAATGCTGCAGCCAAGGCACAGTTTAAGGTCGCCAAAGGAAGGACTTTAGCGGCTGAATCAGACTTGCAATCTCTAAAAGATGAGTTGAATAAAGTGCGTAAGGATCATGCTTCAATGATAAATGATAGAGATACAGCTGTAAAGAAAGCCGAGAAGACTGTTTCAGCTTCAAAGGAAGTTGAGAAGACAGTTGAGAACTTGACTATCGAGCTGAGGACAGCCAAAACATCCTTGGAGTCCGTACATACCGCCAATGCAGAGGCGGACGCAGCAATTGCTTCAGCCAAAAAGAAATTTGAAGAAGTGAAGCTCGACACTGAGAAAGCAAAATATGAATTAAATCTATTGAAAGAAGCTTCCACGCCATTAAAATCCCAGTTAGAAAGTGAAAAGTCGGCATTGGAAACCATTAGGCAGAGACAAGAGAGATTATCAGTTACAGTTGCTTCTACCGAAGCTGAGGTTAACAGGACAATGGAAGAGATTTCTCTTGTTCAGGCGAATGAGAGAAAAGTGAGAGAGGAGGTGGTTGAGATAACTGAGAAATTACAGAAAGCGTCTGAAGAGGCAGATGAAGCAAAATCACTTGCTAAAGCTGCTCACGAAGAGCTCCAGAAAGCAACCGAGGAAGTAGATCAAGTCAAGTCAAGAGCAAGTACCTCTGAGGGTAAATATGTTGCAGCTAAAAAAGAGATGGAGGCTGCAAAGGCAGCAGAGAATCTGGCTTTAGCAACAATTAACGCTCTAGAAGAGACTGAAACGGCTCAAACTCCTGACAGTGAGGATTCGCCAAGTGTCATTGCAATATCTTCAGAAGAGTACTACAAGCTTAAAAAGCAGGGCCATGAAGCAGAAGTACAAGCAAACATGAGAGTGGCCGAGTCTCTCTTACATACCAAGGCAGCAAACCAATCTCAGTCGAGAATTTTGATCAAGTTAGAGGAAATTTCTTCCGAGTTGGCCACTAAGAAGGAAGCACTGAGAAAAGCAAGACAGAGGGCTGAAAAGGCCAGTGAAAGGAAGTTAAGTGTAGAACAGGATTTGACAAAGTGGAGGGCGAATCACGAAGAACAAAAATCTAACAGATCAGAAAACGAAAACAGGAGTCCAAGAGTAACCTTTAACGACAAAATATCAAAGAATATAAATGAGACAGATGCTGTTGGACCGAGCCCCAAAGCATCTGAGTCGAGCAACACTGAAACTGATTCAGCATCTCctagaaagaagaaaaagaaattatTCCCGCGTTTATTCATGTTCTTGGGCAAAAAGAAATCCCGTTCTAAAGTAAAATAA